Proteins encoded in a region of the Acidimicrobiia bacterium genome:
- a CDS encoding single-stranded DNA-binding protein produces MAANNTVLIVGNLTDDPNLRITPQGQNLTRFSVAVNRRWQDRTTGEWKEETSYFPCTVWRDQAENVAHTFKKGMRVIVAGRLQQRSWETPEGEQRSMVEILVEECGPSLRWATAEVSKTSRWSEGASPEGDFDTDPLAPSPEE; encoded by the coding sequence ATGGCAGCCAACAACACCGTTCTGATCGTAGGAAATTTGACCGACGATCCAAACCTGCGGATCACACCGCAGGGTCAGAACTTGACGCGATTTTCTGTAGCAGTCAACAGAAGATGGCAAGATCGGACTACCGGAGAGTGGAAAGAGGAAACTAGTTACTTTCCGTGCACAGTCTGGCGAGATCAGGCAGAGAACGTCGCTCACACCTTCAAGAAGGGTATGCGCGTGATCGTAGCGGGCAGACTGCAACAGCGCAGTTGGGAGACGCCCGAAGGTGAGCAGCGCTCGATGGTGGAAATACTGGTAGAAGAGTGTGGGCCAAGTCTTCGTTGGGCAACAGCAGAAGTTAGCAAGACTTCAAGGTGGAGCGAGGGAGCTTCGCCCGAGGGTGACTTCGATACCGACCCATTGGCCCCATCCCCAGAGGAGTAG
- the rpsR gene encoding 30S ribosomal protein S18, producing the protein MARKLDKRKDKRKTKIGDASGFRRKKRPCIICKQGMDYIDYKDVALLRRFISERGKIRARRVTGCCAKHQHEVSVAIKNAREMALLPYMTK; encoded by the coding sequence ATGGCCCGGAAACTTGACAAGCGCAAAGACAAACGCAAAACGAAAATCGGGGATGCATCCGGCTTTCGGCGAAAAAAGCGGCCCTGCATCATCTGTAAACAGGGAATGGACTACATAGATTACAAAGACGTCGCTTTGTTGCGAAGGTTCATCTCAGAGCGGGGCAAGATACGAGCGAGACGAGTGACCGGGTGCTGCGCCAAGCATCAACACGAAGTGTCCGTTGCGATCAAGAATGCCCGAGAGATGGCGTTGCTTCCATATATGACAAAGTAG
- the rpsF gene encoding 30S ribosomal protein S6: MYPGTLGPEEVDHITKRVFDQASSLGVELENIERWPKRRFAYEVKHHTEGYYCDVKFKATPEGLRELDRLFRLEDSVLRHKVTSRVEKTSKTSRVPVTPPDSTDSKNETN; encoded by the coding sequence ATGTACCCTGGTACCCTCGGCCCAGAAGAGGTCGACCATATCACCAAAAGGGTATTCGACCAAGCGTCCTCGCTCGGCGTTGAACTAGAGAATATAGAAAGGTGGCCAAAGCGGCGCTTTGCCTACGAGGTGAAGCATCACACCGAAGGCTACTACTGTGACGTTAAATTCAAAGCCACGCCGGAGGGGCTGCGAGAGCTCGACCGCTTGTTTCGCCTCGAAGACTCGGTACTCAGGCACAAGGTGACTTCTAGAGTTGAAAAGACATCGAAGACTTCGCGGGTGCCTGTTACCCCTCCGGACAGCACGGACTCGAAAAACGAGACAAACTAA